The Planococcus versutus genome contains a region encoding:
- a CDS encoding GntG family PLP-dependent aldolase, whose translation MAAEMTGKEDALYCGSGTMANYVALLTHCKRGEKVLVGTNSHLYKNEKAPFMKDWGGLDPVFFEEDKQGFPNVSNVEEELGNADIKLMCLENTHNFMGGTCLSPQHMKALCDAAHKKGVPVHLDGARIFNAAVYLNVPLEKLVKGADTLMFCLSKGLSAPVGSVLCGSNEFIAQARQVRKLLGGTMRQAGVIATAGIVSLNSLVTRLEEDHRNASLLAKEIARKGHVQIEVEKTQTNIVKLDLSQTKFSAKELEQLLFDNGLKVKRVSDHYLRLTTYREIQEDDIYRAAAIFNESVEELEEKIRVSDG comes from the coding sequence GTGGCTGCGGAAATGACCGGAAAAGAAGACGCCTTGTATTGCGGTAGTGGCACAATGGCGAATTATGTAGCGTTGTTAACGCATTGCAAAAGAGGAGAAAAAGTGTTAGTTGGCACGAACAGTCACTTGTATAAAAATGAGAAAGCTCCATTTATGAAGGACTGGGGTGGACTCGATCCCGTATTTTTTGAAGAAGATAAACAAGGCTTTCCTAATGTAAGCAACGTGGAAGAAGAATTGGGAAATGCGGACATAAAGCTCATGTGCTTAGAAAACACGCATAATTTTATGGGAGGAACGTGTTTATCTCCACAGCACATGAAAGCGCTATGTGATGCTGCGCATAAAAAAGGCGTACCGGTACATCTAGACGGAGCAAGAATTTTTAATGCAGCTGTTTATTTAAACGTACCTTTAGAAAAACTTGTAAAAGGTGCAGATACGCTCATGTTTTGCTTGTCTAAAGGACTGAGCGCTCCGGTAGGATCGGTATTATGTGGCAGTAACGAATTTATTGCTCAAGCAAGACAAGTGCGGAAATTACTCGGTGGCACGATGAGACAAGCAGGTGTGATCGCAACTGCAGGAATTGTTTCGTTGAATTCATTAGTGACTAGGCTCGAAGAAGACCATAGAAATGCTTCTTTGTTAGCAAAAGAAATAGCTAGAAAAGGTCATGTTCAAATCGAGGTAGAGAAAACACAGACCAATATCGTAAAACTAGACTTGTCTCAAACAAAGTTTTCGGCAAAAGAACTCGAGCAGCTGCTTTTTGACAATGGCCTCAAAGTGAAACGTGTTTCAGACCACTATTTAAGACTCACCACATATCGAGAAATCCAAGAAGACGATATTTACAGAGCAGCAGCGATTTTTAATGAAAGTGTTGAAGAATTAGAAGAGAAGATTAGAGTGAGCGACGGGTAA
- a CDS encoding beta-eliminating lyase-related protein yields MIDLRSDTLTKPTAEMRTAMGEAEVGMMDAVARMEKAKIPRLRS; encoded by the coding sequence ATGATTGATTTGAGAAGCGATACTTTAACAAAACCTACAGCTGAAATGAGAACCGCGATGGGGGAAGCAGAAGTGGGGATGATGGACGCAGTGGCAAGGATGGAAAAGGCGAAGATCCCACGGTTGCGAAGTTAG
- the prpB gene encoding methylisocitrate lyase: MSWLVNEELRQEELANQFLQLVRDEPILKLVGAHDAMAGLMAKRTGFKALYLSGAAYTASKGLPDLGLIYSTEIANHAKDIIRATQLPVLVDIDTGYGGVLNVARAAREMLDAGVAAVQIEDQSMPKKCGHLNGKNLVSIEEMVQKIQAIKKVAPTLVVVARTDAHSVENLDGVIQRAKAYMDAGADVIFPEALIAEEEFSKVKDATKAPILANMTEFGKTPYYSAEQFQKFGCDIVIYPVTSLRVAAKAYERVYQEIYETGSQKEKLEDMQTRKELYEVIQYHDYEEMDKEIAKTTSENYHE; the protein is encoded by the coding sequence GTGTCTTGGTTAGTAAATGAAGAATTGCGTCAAGAAGAGTTAGCCAATCAGTTTTTACAATTGGTAAGAGACGAACCCATTTTAAAACTTGTCGGTGCGCACGATGCCATGGCCGGATTGATGGCCAAACGCACTGGATTTAAAGCATTGTATTTATCCGGTGCTGCTTATACAGCAAGCAAAGGATTGCCCGATCTTGGCTTGATTTATTCGACTGAAATAGCAAATCACGCCAAAGACATTATCAGAGCTACGCAATTGCCGGTATTAGTAGACATTGACACCGGCTATGGAGGCGTACTTAATGTAGCACGTGCTGCAAGAGAAATGCTCGATGCCGGTGTCGCCGCAGTGCAAATCGAAGATCAATCCATGCCGAAGAAATGTGGACATTTAAATGGCAAGAACTTGGTGTCAATTGAAGAAATGGTCCAAAAAATTCAAGCAATCAAGAAAGTAGCACCGACGCTTGTAGTTGTCGCAAGAACAGATGCGCACAGTGTTGAAAATTTAGATGGTGTTATACAAAGAGCAAAAGCTTATATGGATGCAGGAGCAGATGTGATTTTTCCAGAAGCTTTGATTGCAGAAGAAGAGTTTTCAAAAGTCAAAGACGCAACAAAGGCACCCATTTTAGCAAACATGACGGAATTCGGCAAAACGCCTTACTATTCAGCAGAGCAATTTCAAAAATTCGGCTGTGACATTGTCATTTATCCCGTCACCTCATTGAGAGTTGCGGCTAAAGCGTATGAGCGAGTGTATCAAGAAATTTACGAAACTGGCAGCCAAAAAGAAAAGCTAGAAGACATGCAAACACGAAAAGAACTGTATGAAGTGATCCAATACCATGATTACGAGGAAATGGACAAAGAAATTGCTAAGACAACTTCAGAGAACTATCATGAGTAA
- a CDS encoding bifunctional 2-methylcitrate dehydratase/aconitate hydratase — protein MNKPDQLIVDIADYVLDFEDYSETSLETARYILMDTLGCGFLALRYPACTKLLGPIVPGTVVPNGARVPGTSFVLDPVQAAFNIGATIRWLDYNDTWLAAEWGHPSDNLGGILATGDYVSRKRIAEGKEPFTVEDILKATIKAHEIQGILALNNSMNRVGIDHVFFVKIATTAVVTGMLGGTKQEIINALTNAWVDNGPLRTYRHFPNAGSRKSWAAGDATSRGVRLAFMALKGEMGYPTVLSTPRWGFQDVVYGGKEFTLERPFGCYVMENILIKISFPAEFHAQTAAECAVALYPDIKDKWDDIERIEITTHESAIRIIDKKGPLHNPADRDHSLQYITAIGLIYGDVVADHYEEETAKNPMIDKLRDKMHVVEDKSYTEDYMNPDKRSIANAVQVFFTDGSNTEKIAVEYPIGHKFRREEAIPKLKEKFQANLATVFADKQATEIYELCNQEDKLNNMSIAEFMGKMTV, from the coding sequence ATGAATAAGCCAGATCAGTTGATCGTCGATATTGCAGATTATGTATTGGATTTTGAAGATTACAGTGAAACTTCTTTAGAAACAGCAAGGTACATTTTGATGGATACTTTAGGCTGTGGGTTTCTAGCGTTGCGTTATCCGGCTTGCACCAAACTACTTGGACCGATTGTGCCAGGCACAGTTGTTCCTAATGGCGCGAGAGTGCCAGGGACTTCTTTTGTACTAGACCCGGTTCAAGCGGCTTTTAATATTGGAGCAACGATTAGATGGCTTGACTATAACGATACGTGGTTAGCTGCTGAGTGGGGCCATCCGTCTGATAACTTGGGTGGCATATTGGCTACAGGAGATTACGTAAGCCGGAAGCGCATAGCAGAAGGAAAAGAGCCATTCACCGTAGAAGATATCTTGAAAGCCACAATTAAAGCGCACGAAATACAAGGGATTTTAGCACTCAATAACAGCATGAACAGAGTCGGAATCGATCATGTCTTTTTCGTGAAAATAGCCACTACTGCAGTGGTAACCGGAATGCTTGGAGGCACCAAACAAGAAATTATCAATGCGTTGACAAATGCTTGGGTCGATAATGGGCCGCTACGGACGTATCGTCATTTTCCAAACGCAGGATCTAGAAAATCGTGGGCTGCAGGAGACGCTACAAGTCGCGGCGTTCGACTGGCGTTCATGGCTTTAAAAGGCGAAATGGGCTATCCAACTGTTCTCTCAACTCCAAGATGGGGATTCCAAGACGTTGTGTATGGAGGCAAAGAATTTACATTAGAACGACCGTTTGGTTGTTATGTGATGGAAAACATCTTGATTAAAATTTCGTTCCCAGCAGAATTTCACGCACAAACAGCAGCAGAATGCGCGGTTGCTCTTTATCCAGACATCAAAGATAAATGGGACGACATTGAACGAATTGAAATCACCACTCATGAATCAGCCATTCGCATTATAGACAAAAAAGGACCGCTGCATAACCCAGCTGACCGCGATCATTCGCTGCAATACATCACGGCGATTGGACTGATCTACGGCGACGTGGTAGCAGATCATTACGAAGAAGAAACAGCTAAAAACCCTATGATTGATAAATTGCGAGATAAAATGCATGTAGTAGAAGATAAATCCTATACAGAAGATTACATGAATCCAGATAAACGTTCGATTGCCAATGCGGTTCAAGTATTCTTTACCGATGGCAGTAACACAGAAAAAATTGCAGTAGAATACCCAATTGGCCATAAATTCAGAAGAGAAGAAGCTATACCGAAATTGAAAGAAAAGTTCCAAGCGAATTTAGCAACGGTTTTCGCTGATAAACAAGCCACTGAAATTTACGAGCTTTGCAATCAAGAAGACAAGTTAAACAACATGAGCATAGCTGAATTTATGGGGAAAATGACCGTCTAG
- a CDS encoding tripartite tricarboxylate transporter permease, whose amino-acid sequence MDAFQGLLAGFQVALSWEGILFVLIGVIVGTLIGMMPGLGPISAIAIMIPITYGMDPAPALVMMAGVYYGAVFGGSTSSILLNAPGISGTVATAFDGYPMAQQGKAGKALAIAAIASFFGGTVSVILLMILAPVLSSVAISFGPPAYFALMLMGLTAISSLSEGSTIKAMISAVAGIMVVTIGIDPQTGTQRFTFGNINLLDGFDFLIIALGLFAIAEVCMLILNRKNLSLSEDQKLGSLKLTKEDLKEMSGPMTRQSMVGFIIGVLPGAGATIASFISYIFEKRIAKNPEEFGKGSIKGLAAPESSNNAATSGAFVPLLSLGIPGSGTTAVMLGAFLVLGVQPGPLLMTDRPEIFWGIIASMYVGNIFLLILNLPLIPYLAKILSIPRPLLISLVIMFSLVGVYSISFNTFDLYMLLIFGALGFAMRIFSFPAPPFILAFILGGMMEQSFRQSMTISNGNLSIFVNSPLPLALIIVSLLSLFVPVFLNWRSKKIASKNTGL is encoded by the coding sequence ATGGATGCTTTTCAAGGTCTACTGGCTGGTTTTCAAGTCGCTTTAAGTTGGGAAGGTATTTTGTTTGTCCTGATCGGTGTTATTGTCGGAACATTAATCGGCATGATGCCAGGACTTGGTCCAATCAGCGCCATTGCGATTATGATTCCAATTACATATGGAATGGATCCAGCACCAGCGCTTGTGATGATGGCTGGTGTCTACTACGGCGCCGTATTTGGAGGATCAACCTCCTCTATTTTACTAAACGCTCCTGGCATTTCGGGAACAGTCGCTACTGCTTTTGACGGCTATCCGATGGCTCAACAAGGCAAGGCCGGAAAAGCTTTAGCGATTGCTGCGATTGCTTCTTTCTTTGGCGGGACAGTATCTGTTATTTTGCTGATGATACTGGCGCCGGTTTTATCAAGTGTTGCGATTTCGTTTGGACCTCCTGCTTATTTCGCGCTCATGTTAATGGGACTGACAGCCATTTCAAGTTTATCAGAAGGTTCGACGATCAAAGCGATGATTTCTGCTGTGGCAGGCATCATGGTTGTAACCATCGGAATTGATCCGCAAACAGGAACGCAACGCTTTACGTTTGGCAATATCAATTTATTGGATGGATTTGATTTTCTTATTATTGCGCTTGGCTTATTTGCCATTGCTGAAGTATGTATGTTGATTTTGAACAGAAAAAATTTAAGCTTGAGCGAAGATCAAAAACTCGGAAGCTTAAAGTTAACAAAAGAAGATTTAAAAGAAATGAGCGGCCCCATGACGCGTCAATCAATGGTTGGCTTTATTATTGGGGTGCTACCAGGTGCTGGAGCGACAATTGCTTCGTTTATCAGTTACATTTTCGAAAAACGAATAGCCAAAAATCCTGAAGAATTTGGCAAAGGATCGATCAAAGGCCTTGCTGCTCCTGAAAGTTCCAACAACGCTGCCACAAGCGGTGCGTTTGTTCCATTATTAAGTTTAGGAATTCCAGGTTCAGGAACGACGGCTGTCATGCTAGGTGCATTTCTTGTGCTCGGCGTCCAACCAGGTCCGCTGTTAATGACGGATCGACCTGAAATCTTTTGGGGCATTATCGCCAGTATGTATGTAGGGAATATATTCTTATTGATTCTCAATTTGCCGTTAATCCCGTACTTGGCCAAAATATTGAGTATTCCAAGACCGCTGTTAATCTCTTTAGTGATTATGTTTAGTTTAGTTGGTGTGTATTCGATCAGTTTCAATACGTTTGATTTGTATATGTTGTTAATTTTTGGAGCTTTAGGGTTTGCCATGAGGATTTTCTCTTTTCCAGCACCGCCTTTTATTTTAGCTTTTATTCTAGGAGGCATGATGGAACAGTCATTTAGACAGTCAATGACGATTTCGAATGGCAATTTAAGCATTTTTGTCAATAGCCCACTGCCATTAGCTTTAATCATTGTGTCGCTATTGTCTCTGTTTGTTCCTGTGTTCTTGAACTGGAGAAGTAAGAAAATTGCTTCTAAAAATACGGGTCTGTAG
- a CDS encoding tripartite tricarboxylate transporter TctB family protein, with translation MNQRIGFLLFLIAAVYLYFSFQLPNYPYTPVDADVIPKGLGVLMLILSVALYFSRAKETAEEKKKRDIPTRELLVIAAVFAMIFVYILLFEAIGFVVMTALFIFFSSWFLGYQKWKVNILVSLLFPIVLYVIFVNALGISLPSGILPL, from the coding sequence ATGAATCAACGAATTGGGTTTTTGCTTTTTCTGATTGCAGCGGTTTATTTGTATTTTAGTTTTCAACTACCCAACTATCCTTACACGCCAGTAGACGCAGATGTGATTCCTAAAGGCCTTGGTGTATTGATGCTCATCTTGTCGGTGGCTCTTTACTTTTCACGCGCAAAAGAAACGGCAGAAGAAAAAAAGAAAAGAGACATTCCAACACGCGAATTGCTAGTGATTGCAGCCGTATTTGCGATGATTTTTGTTTACATTTTGCTTTTTGAAGCCATTGGATTTGTTGTCATGACTGCTTTATTTATTTTCTTTAGTTCGTGGTTTTTGGGATATCAAAAGTGGAAAGTCAACATACTGGTTTCGTTATTATTTCCGATCGTTTTGTATGTCATCTTTGTAAATGCGCTTGGCATTTCGTTACCAAGCGGGATATTGCCATTATGA
- a CDS encoding Bug family tripartite tricarboxylate transporter substrate binding protein has protein sequence MKKRWLIGMVASAALVVAGCGSDDAADEKKDGAGSGESGAFEPTSAIEIVAPAGAGGGWDTTAREVARVFGETGIVDEKMAVVNKEGGGGAIAWAYIHEKDDSPYNLFVSSPPIMFVPLNGQSEYGHEDFTPLSNMIADYGAFAVNADSEWEDLNDLFEDMKEDPENVTIIGASSPGSMDHIQFVRIAKAAGVDPTKIKYVSDQEGGALTALLNGSVDVYSTGVAETVEQVKAGNIKVLGITAEERLEGDVLSDFPTAMEQGIDESFVNWRGFFGPPNMEPAAVEYYEAKFEELSGSDEFAEVRKKYGWNEMYMNAAEYEKFLDEEKVAIKEVLDELGLGS, from the coding sequence ATGAAGAAGAGATGGCTAATAGGGATGGTCGCATCAGCAGCATTGGTAGTTGCTGGATGTGGCAGCGATGACGCTGCAGATGAAAAAAAGGATGGAGCAGGAAGCGGTGAATCGGGAGCATTTGAACCAACGAGTGCCATTGAAATTGTGGCTCCAGCTGGAGCTGGCGGCGGTTGGGATACAACAGCTCGTGAAGTGGCTCGCGTATTTGGTGAGACCGGCATTGTGGATGAGAAAATGGCAGTTGTAAACAAAGAAGGTGGCGGAGGCGCAATTGCTTGGGCGTATATTCATGAAAAAGACGATAGCCCTTACAATTTGTTTGTTTCGTCACCACCGATTATGTTTGTGCCATTAAATGGCCAATCGGAATACGGACATGAAGACTTTACACCTTTGTCGAACATGATTGCCGATTACGGTGCATTTGCTGTCAATGCAGATAGCGAATGGGAAGACTTGAATGATTTGTTTGAAGATATGAAAGAAGACCCGGAAAACGTGACGATAATTGGCGCTTCTTCACCGGGCAGTATGGATCATATTCAATTTGTTCGAATTGCTAAAGCAGCCGGCGTTGATCCAACAAAAATCAAATACGTATCAGACCAAGAAGGCGGCGCATTGACGGCGTTGTTAAACGGTTCTGTTGATGTCTATTCAACAGGAGTTGCTGAAACGGTTGAACAAGTAAAAGCTGGGAACATTAAAGTTTTGGGCATTACGGCTGAAGAACGGTTAGAAGGAGATGTGCTATCGGATTTCCCGACAGCGATGGAACAAGGCATTGACGAATCGTTCGTTAACTGGCGCGGATTCTTTGGACCCCCGAATATGGAGCCTGCGGCGGTCGAGTATTACGAAGCGAAATTTGAAGAGTTGAGTGGTTCAGATGAATTTGCTGAAGTTCGTAAAAAGTACGGGTGGAACGAAATGTACATGAACGCAGCAGAGTACGAAAAATTCTTAGATGAAGAAAAAGTCGCCATTAAAGAAGTACTGGATGAATTGGGATTAGGAAGCTAA
- a CDS encoding response regulator encodes MNVLITEDDFRVAHIHEQFLAGIDGITVIGKTSTCKETLDFVATQQPNLILLDNYMPDGLGIDLIDNIHAISPQIDIILVSAENEMRYFEKALRKGVKGIIIKPATRENFVATIENYVAKQKLLENREVVDQEVIDQFFGTPSTTKPTEFIKGIDPLSLEKVETILKTEQKGITIEAMGKKMKASRTTARRYLEYLVSTEKCYAELAYGIVGRPERHYYYKR; translated from the coding sequence ATGAATGTATTGATTACGGAAGATGACTTTCGAGTGGCTCATATTCACGAACAATTTCTAGCGGGAATCGATGGCATTACGGTCATTGGAAAAACGTCAACTTGCAAAGAAACGTTGGACTTTGTTGCAACTCAACAACCAAATTTGATTTTACTGGATAATTACATGCCTGATGGGTTAGGCATTGATTTGATCGACAATATACACGCTATTAGTCCGCAAATCGATATTATTTTAGTGTCTGCCGAAAACGAAATGCGTTATTTTGAGAAGGCTTTACGAAAAGGGGTAAAAGGCATCATTATTAAACCCGCAACACGCGAAAATTTTGTCGCAACGATTGAGAATTACGTGGCCAAACAAAAATTATTGGAAAACCGAGAAGTGGTCGACCAAGAAGTCATCGATCAGTTTTTTGGAACACCTTCTACGACGAAGCCGACAGAATTTATAAAAGGCATTGATCCGCTTTCTTTAGAAAAAGTTGAAACCATTTTAAAAACTGAACAAAAAGGCATCACAATAGAAGCAATGGGCAAAAAAATGAAAGCTTCTAGAACGACAGCGAGAAGGTATTTAGAGTATTTGGTGTCTACCGAGAAATGTTATGCCGAACTAGCTTATGGCATTGTGGGAAGACCCGAGCGGCATTATTATTACAAGCGTTAA
- a CDS encoding ATP-binding protein produces MARILSLRTKILLFGTFVILVSTTMYGSILAYKEVTETKEAIGIRALETAVTIANMPSIVDAMDDEHPEDIIQPIAKYISSQLEAEFIVVGNMDSIRYSHPNPAKIGKKMVGGDNDRALLHGESYVSEATGSMGRSLRGKAPIYNNTGERIGIVSVGYMSDDIYAVILKNIAELVLFALLALIVGVIGSFLLAKNIRKETMGLEPREIAALFRDREALLASIIEGVVAIDQDGRITSMNQSAQAMLNLDELPLNAHIDEVLPDSKMREFFKAGPAVRNEEMLLENKVLILNRTFIYGEDDEVVGIVSTFRDKTDIQEMLRALSEIQQYSESLRAQTHEYTNKLYAVSGLLELGQTEEAIDLLQMEKRTHKVKTEHMLEQIHDKKVQAILLGKMGKASEQKVEFSIDANSSLTSLPAHIDILKIINILGNLIDNAIEEVTKKMTKEISFFITDIGNDVVIEVEDNGTGFSEEEINQLFAIGFSTKLEKKDRGYGLAIVKQAVDDLKGTIEVYSNHQDKTVFTVFLPK; encoded by the coding sequence ATGGCTCGAATTTTATCTCTTCGCACAAAAATTTTGTTGTTTGGTACGTTTGTCATTTTGGTGAGCACCACCATGTATGGCTCGATTTTGGCTTATAAAGAAGTAACCGAAACAAAAGAAGCGATTGGAATACGCGCATTGGAGACGGCAGTGACCATCGCGAATATGCCGAGCATTGTCGATGCCATGGACGATGAGCATCCTGAAGACATCATCCAACCTATTGCCAAGTACATAAGTAGTCAGCTAGAAGCAGAATTTATTGTGGTTGGTAATATGGACAGCATTCGGTATTCTCACCCCAATCCCGCTAAAATCGGCAAAAAAATGGTAGGTGGAGACAACGACCGCGCACTGCTGCATGGTGAAAGCTACGTTTCGGAAGCTACCGGTTCAATGGGACGGAGTTTAAGAGGAAAGGCTCCGATTTATAACAACACAGGCGAACGAATTGGAATTGTTTCGGTCGGGTATATGAGCGACGATATTTACGCCGTGATTTTAAAGAACATCGCTGAACTGGTTCTTTTTGCGTTGTTGGCTTTAATCGTCGGGGTTATCGGCAGTTTTTTACTAGCCAAAAACATTCGAAAAGAAACGATGGGGCTAGAACCGAGAGAAATTGCGGCGTTGTTTCGCGATCGCGAAGCGCTATTGGCTTCTATTATTGAAGGCGTGGTGGCGATTGACCAAGATGGCAGAATCACGTCGATGAACCAATCGGCACAAGCCATGTTGAATTTAGATGAACTCCCGTTAAATGCCCATATTGATGAAGTGCTGCCTGATTCTAAAATGAGAGAGTTTTTTAAAGCGGGACCTGCTGTTCGAAACGAGGAAATGCTTTTAGAAAACAAAGTGCTGATTTTAAACCGCACCTTTATTTATGGAGAAGACGATGAAGTTGTCGGCATTGTTTCTACGTTTCGTGATAAAACAGATATTCAAGAAATGCTTCGTGCACTATCCGAAATACAACAATACTCTGAGAGCTTGCGTGCACAAACGCATGAATACACAAATAAGTTATACGCTGTGTCGGGTTTACTTGAATTAGGGCAGACTGAAGAAGCCATTGATTTGCTGCAAATGGAAAAACGAACGCACAAAGTAAAAACCGAGCACATGCTTGAACAAATACACGATAAGAAAGTACAAGCCATCTTGCTCGGTAAAATGGGCAAAGCGTCAGAACAAAAAGTGGAGTTTTCAATTGATGCAAACAGCTCATTAACTTCATTGCCTGCGCATATTGATATTTTGAAGATTATTAACATTTTAGGGAATTTAATCGACAATGCCATTGAAGAAGTCACAAAGAAAATGACCAAAGAAATTAGTTTTTTTATCACGGATATCGGCAATGATGTAGTCATTGAAGTCGAAGACAACGGCACAGGGTTTTCAGAAGAAGAAATCAATCAATTGTTCGCGATCGGGTTTTCAACCAAGTTAGAGAAAAAAGACAGAGGGTATGGCTTAGCCATTGTGAAACAAGCAGTGGATGATTTAAAAGGCACAATCGAAGTGTATTCCAATCATCAAGACAAAACGGTCTTTACGGTGTTTTTACCAAAATAA
- a CDS encoding excalibur calcium-binding domain-containing protein, with translation MKKMGVAIMSLMVVISFTVSAAPMPTDAAAVKAKTYANCTAINKVYKGGIARTSTVKNKGGKTKYKPFVSKALYDANKKSDRDKDLIACER, from the coding sequence ATGAAAAAAATGGGTGTGGCCATCATGTCGTTGATGGTCGTTATTAGTTTTACCGTTAGCGCAGCCCCAATGCCAACAGATGCGGCAGCAGTAAAAGCAAAAACATATGCCAACTGTACAGCAATCAATAAAGTGTACAAAGGCGGCATTGCCCGCACATCAACCGTAAAAAACAAAGGCGGCAAAACCAAATACAAGCCATTTGTTTCAAAAGCGTTATACGATGCCAACAAAAAAAGCGACCGCGACAAAGATTTGATTGCGTGTGAGCGGTAA
- a CDS encoding competence protein ComK: MRQRTTKNSEMKAEYAISSETIVILPDFDENGFLNALICKKDGITQAGLSPFNLIDTNLRFRGSSMRGALDGARTLLDKAYMNPVILDNERDIILFPSKSPFREDCVWLSLRHVRTYKRSGASHTRVELSNGSTIRLDVSFHTFNKKIQRAYELRYKMQAQTMRFEGQVVESGIGYHLTKGKKDLNYVGVKETY, from the coding sequence GTGAGACAGAGAACAACTAAAAACAGTGAAATGAAAGCCGAGTATGCCATCAGTTCCGAGACGATTGTCATCTTGCCGGATTTTGATGAAAATGGATTTTTGAACGCATTGATTTGCAAGAAAGATGGAATTACGCAGGCTGGCTTGAGTCCTTTCAACTTGATCGACACCAATTTACGGTTTCGCGGTTCTAGCATGAGAGGGGCATTGGATGGAGCTCGGACTCTCTTGGATAAAGCGTACATGAACCCAGTGATTCTCGATAATGAACGCGACATTATTTTGTTTCCCAGCAAGTCGCCGTTCCGAGAAGACTGTGTTTGGTTGTCGCTCAGGCACGTCAGAACTTACAAGCGTTCAGGAGCTAGCCATACTCGAGTCGAACTGAGCAACGGCAGCACCATTCGCCTCGATGTCAGCTTCCACACGTTCAACAAGAAAATCCAGCGGGCCTACGAACTGCGCTACAAAATGCAAGCGCAAACGATGCGGTTTGAAGGGCAAGTGGTGGAGTCTGGTATTGGGTATCATTTGACGAAAGGGAAAAAAGATTTGAATTATGTAGGTGTGAAAGAAACGTATTAG